The proteins below are encoded in one region of Styela clava chromosome 4, kaStyClav1.hap1.2, whole genome shotgun sequence:
- the LOC144421958 gene encoding trypsin-like: MYHLSFESCDEYEEFDSLIYLYPPDSFVLPAMLLELKHEIVLEEKNDDFSSSKFRSGLKNARILGGKNAENWPWMIYLSQNGKHICGGTLINSKWIVTAAHCIAFPNEPERYKVILGEHNITTFSGNQRMSNIASIRRHKKFNAVNYDHDIALLKLKNPVIFNKHISPACLPDQGIPTDATNTISMESAFTGKKCVVLGWGKTENNNDQEPKIKVLQELEVSVLPRVLCTSITEEKNSGEYNNIIVKANSTKFCAGGHPGKDTCDGDSGGPLLCRDNNGKFNLHGITSYGPTPCGQSGLPGIYTQVSGYRDWIDSNMK, translated from the exons ATGTATCACTT ATCATTTGAGTCCTGTGATGAATATGAAGAATTTGACAGCCTTATTTACTTGTATCCACCAGATAGTTTTGTTCTTCCTGCTATGTTATTGGAGTTGAAGCATGAAATTGTTcttgaagaaaaaaatgatG atttttcatCGTCAAAATTTCGTTCGGGACTCAAAAATGCACGAATTCTAG gaGGCAAAAATGCAGAAAATTGGCCATGGATGATATATTTATCGCAAAACGGTAAACACATATGCGGTGGAACATTAATTAATTCCAAATGGATTGTTACTGCTGCACATTGTATTGCGTT tCCTAATGAACCAGAAAGGTACAAAGTAATTCTCGGAGAACATAACATTACCACATTCAGTGGAAATCAAAGGATGTCTAACATCGCTTCCATCAGAAGACACAAAAAATTTAATGCTGTCAACTACGACCATGATATTGCATTACTGAAG CTCAAAAACCctgtaatattcaataaacacaTATCGCCAGCATGTTTACCAGACCAAGGAATTCCAACTGATGCGACAAATACTATATCAATGGAATCAGCATTTACTGGGAAAAAATGTGTTGTCTTAGGTTGGGGGAAAACAG aaaacAACAACGACCAAGAACCAAAAATCAAGGTCCTTCAAGAATTAGAAGTTTCCGTTCTACCTCGAGTATTGTGTACGTCAATAacagaagaaaaaaattcagGAGAATATAATAACATTATAGTGAAAGCAAATTCTACAAAATTCTGTGCTGGAGGACATCCTGGCAAAGACACATGTGAC GGTGACAGTGGTGGTCCTTTACTGTGTCGTGATAATAACGGAAAGTTCAATTTGCATGGTATAACTTCATACGGCCCAACACCATGCGGACAAAGTGGGCTACCGGGAATATACACCCAG GTATCAGGATATCGTGACTGGATTGATTCAAACATGAAATAA